The nucleotide window ATTCATGAAAAAAGTCTATTTGCAAAAACAATTGCACAAACCCCATGCATAAACATATACATTAGTCAATCCAAGACATACGACACTTATACCACATGCAACTATTTCTAcacatcaagtatataataggAAATATATTGTGCTTCAATATAACCCCTGATCAAGCCAAAATATAATCATATTGCATAAAGGAGGTCTCTTCCCAAACTCACCTAAATCACCTAAAACTGCAAAAGGGGGAGACACTGAATAGGCACCAATGGACCTCAAGTGAACCACTTGAAAAATGTAGAAACATGGCAATTCAATTTGAGAGTTCATGTACCTAAGTGAACCACAGAAGAAGTTCGAGGACCACCGGTGTATTTTACACTTGACGAATTCCAGCAAGAAATAGAAGAGCTACATGCTACAAACTGGGGGCAGCAGAGCAAACTAGATGCATTCACCAAGACACTAAAGTACTAAACGCGAAATGGTTGGTCACTCATTGTTTAATGTTTAGGATGTGTAGAAAGCAACTACACAGTTTGTAATATAGCATGGTAGCATCAAGAACTTCAAGCATATGCGCAAACATATAACTATAGATGGCATGTTTCATACCATATTTTGAAGTGAGAAACTGATTATGAGATATGGGGCATAACTATTAGGATTTCTACTTCAATCTTTCATTGTCCTCAAATTCATTAACCAACGATTCATATCAATAATTGCCATAACAATTCAGCGCCAGCTCTAATCTCACCACAAAATGATTTGTCTGATAGCACACAACCACTACAAACTGAGCAGAGCAGAGCACATAAGCATAGGCCAGCACAGAATGCACACAAGGTAGAAAGCAAACTAGTTGCTACAATGAAGATAATCAATAGAGAATTAGCACAAACATTCATGGAGCAGCACGACACAGAGCACAACACACCAAGCACTAGAGTCTACAAGAGGAGGATGAAAAAAAATACCTGGAGCTCGAGTCTCGGATCTGGGTAGATTGGAGATGAGAGCTGGACGAATGGTAAACAGCCGAAGAAAAGAGGCGGAGGAGAGCTAGACTGCACGGCTCACTGAGGAGTGAGGATCCAGGTCGCACACGAGCAGCTGTGCTGGCATGCAATGGACAACAAAccagtggcagcggcggcggctggacGATGAGGAGTGGTTGCGGGTGGAAAATGGAAGAGAGGAACCCTAAGGTTGTAATTGGTTGCTTTCATTAGGGCCTAACCAGTGGTAAGCTTGTAATATTTGGTTACTCAAATTGGGCCTTAAGCAGGCTTAGGGCCTGTTCGGTTAGCCCGGAATCCACCCAGGAATCGTTCCAGCAGGTCAAAGGTTATATAAATTAGGCAAGCAATCCAGCCAGGAATCAGTTCCAGGTAACGGGTCCCTGGAAACCGAACGGGCCCTTAGGGAGTGCAAAAGCAGGCTCCAAACCTGCATCATGGATCATGCCAAAATTGATTGTGCTAGCTTGTGTAATCTTGCACAAACCATGGGTCCACAAGGTTGAAGTGCCCTTATGTCCCCATTTCCACTGCTTACATCGTCCCAGACTCCCAGCCTCCCAGGTCACTTACCATGGCTGACCTCCACCGTGTTCCCAAGTGCCCCCTCCCTTCGCCACCCCTCCTGGCACCCACCACGCCACCTTGACACTTCCTAACACATCGTGGCCACCGCAGATCTGGGAACCACAGGTAGCGAGCCCCCATGGCCCTTGACACGGTTGAGGTCCAGGTCGACCTCATCAACATCGTAAATGTGGAGGCGGATCATAGGGATCTCGCTGTTGCCCCTGAGCAGGAGTAGTAGGATCCCACCGCATCCCAACATAGGACACGGGGGCCTCCGTCTTGAGGGACGTGGCCACACTGACAACACCAGTGTGTGGCGAGCCGGCGAGGTACGGGTAGGATGACAGCACAGATGGATGGGCATCGAGGAAGCGACAATGAAGACGAGGTGGTGTGAACTAAGATGGAGGTGGGAAGGTGGAAGTGATTATATTTTAATCTCACCACAAGAACAAGGAGATGACCTCATGCAATACAATTCAGCCAATCAAACATAATCTTACCAAATGCAACTCCATGCAGGGCAATCAAACACCAACTAATTGCATACATTTATACTGGGTTGGGCTAACTTGGCTTGGACCCAATACAGTCTTGGGTTAACGCAAGCAACCAATCATGCCCTAAAGGGCTTACAAACAGGACAGGCCATGTGCGTGCAATTCTTCGTAGCCACATACTATTTTTTCTCGCATATGTGGCTGAGCTTGATCTCTCAACAATGCTAGTTTGCCGCCTACACGTGCTGGTCACCACCTAGAAGCAAAAACACGCAGTCCCGCTAAGGCTGAGAATAAAAGCTGAGGCTTGCCAAGATCGAGTATAAGGCATCCCATTTAATTGGCCGAATACCTCAAAAACTATGCAATTGGCATTTCTGTAGCATTTACACATTGGCTAAACAACAGCTCGGGTAAGGAGGAACAGAAAGGATGATGATGGGTATCGGAAGCTAGGTAACGGCCTTGTCAGGCCAGCAGGCCAGCCTGCCAAGCGTAACAGGCTGTTGTTCCATGTATGTTAGTGCGACAAGGCTAAGCCCACATTTGTAAGTAGAAGGTCCAACGCATTTGATAATTTGAATATGGTGAAGGGGGCCACGTACAATAGTGCCAAATTGGGGAATGGACGGTGGCCAACCAAGGGTCGAGCATAAGACTGAAGCTTGAGTTAAATCTTTTCTCCAACTAGGAAGTGAAAATCAGACATGTTCTCAATAGCACATAGTTTCAACTTGTTTTGAGCCCTTAACAGCAAATCTGGAAACGGTTTTCGTTCCTGTAGTATTTCAGAAGTCACCTATGTGTGCTTTCAGACAAAATAGGAACATACCCTTGTGGCAGTTCAAAACCAAATAATACCTTGAAAGTGAACGCCAAAGTGCCACATGAAATGAAATGTTGTGTGCAAAAACTCCATAGGCACAAGGAATAAATGATTGATACACTCAGTCTGGCTATTGGGTTATTGGTTTGGGAACGATAAGCAGTACTGAGCTGCAGTTTAGTGCCAAGGAGGTTGAACAATACAGTCCACAAAGCACTGGTAAAGATCTTGTCTCTGTCAGACAGGATTGTTTTACAACATTATTTAGGAAGAGTTTAGCTACTTGAGGGGGCAGAGAATGGATGTTTCAGTGGAAGAAGGTATGCATATTTAATAAACCCTTGTATCCCAGCTTCGATTGGATGAATTCTGGGATTCAGAGCGAGCAAATGATAAAAATATAAGAGAATTTGGGACGCTTTGAAGAACAGCAGAAGGGAAATAAGTGAGAAGacttggggaggaagaggatttCGTTTTGCTTGGATAGTAACCCTGTAACACAGGACATACAAATAAGATGTTCATTCAGTAAGTTATAATTTTACAAAGAAATTACAGTACAAGCACATGTACCTTGAACACCTTGAAATTCAAGACACCAATAATTTGGATTTTGTCATCTTAGAAATATATACTTGGCAGTTTTTGCCATTTCATTATGAATGGCATGTGACTGAACTAAGTGAAGACAGTAGAACAACAAAGAGAGGATCCAACCTAAGCTGGTATCCTTCAACAACTCTATTAACAGGCGTGGAGAACATCATTAACTGCTGATGAGTAAAGGGTCAATTTATTTTCCAATTATGCATACACTAACAGAAGGATGGAACAGAAACATTATTTCACTTCCATCCAAAAGGATATTGCATTGGTCAAAGTTGAACCACAGCAGTTCGACAGTACATATCTGACaccacacaattgagaaacaatTAAAAACAAAGCAAACACACGCCCGTGCAGGCGTGCAGCTAACTGGAAACAGCGAAGTAGCAGCAACTGTTACAGTAAACCCTAGGTACTCTCGCGAACCGAGGGGGAGGGGGGCCTGGGAGTCCCCACTCAGATAAGCTTGAAGGGGAGGGGCCAGGGTGTGGAGCGGGGCACCTCGACGCGGTCCTTGATGCGCTCAATCTTCTTCTCCCGCTTGGGCCGTGCGTTGCCGTAGGAGCCCTTGAACCGCTTCCCGCGCTTGGTTTTCTTGTCCCCGCGCCCGCACgtcaccgcctccgcctccgccgtaGATGCCGCCGCCAGTACGGGTACTGGTGGGCGCGCCGGAACCAGGCGCCGCACGAACGCGGCGGCCGGTGCCAACCGCATCGCCATATCGTGAAAGCTCGgagtgccgccgccgcctccttcagATCACCCGATTGACCGTAGAGGAGACGAGAAGTGTGAAAATGAGGAAGAGGGGTTGCATCTTGCAAGGCCCAAGACAAATTTACTAAAGCCCATTCAAAACAAATTAAGCAAGGCCCAATGGAAGCCTGCTACTGATTGGTTTCCCCCAACCACGACCATGACGCACGGACGCTCTGCGTTGTTCTTTGTAAtttggagagagagaggaacatccACACACGACTATGAGTCACCGGAACGAGATCGTCTACAGTTGGCCAACTGAACTGTACTCTGCAGTTGATCATCGCAGCCGTTTGTTTTAGATCCAACTGTGAGACTCTAAAAGTAACGAACCTAACCAATTTAATAGGCCTACAGGCCGGCCCATTTTAGCCTAGCCACTCGACTCCCTGTTCTCCTACGTGAGTTGCCCCTCCGTCGCCGTTGCGGACTCCCCTGCGAGTCGCGCCTCCGTTGGCTAGCACCGGGTGATGgcgaaggaggaggagggcggcgcgGCCCAGCGGACCATGGAGGCCCCTCCGCCGGAGACAGAAAGCATCGTGTGGAGGGAGGACAAGGGGAGGTTCGAGACGCCCGACGGCGAGGCCTTCCTTCAGTACCGCCTCCTCGATGGCAACGGGGCGGTGGGGCTCCTGCGGCGGCTGTGATGGACATGGTGCACACGTACGTGCCGATCTCTCCGGTAACCACTCTTCGTCAGATCCGCGCCTCGACGTTCTCTGTACTCTTGCAATCTTCACCTAGCCCCTCACTGCTTCGTCCAGGGACCATTAAGCGCGTGCCAGGAGAGGCCACCGCGGCGGAGGTGAGCCCGGTGGTGCAGGTTCTGGACAAGCTGAAGGCCTTTCACAGTGCCAGCGGTGGGTCGGAGCAGGATCTCGACGGACTCGTCTCTCTGCTTGATGAGTTGCGCGGCCTGTGCAGCTCCGGCGAGGGTTCAAAGAATGCAGGGATCGCGATACGGAATGGAGTCGTGGAGGCGCTCGTTGCCCTGTGCGTGTCCGCTCGGTTCAACAGGAGAGGTTGCTTGGATCGGCCTTGAAGACGCTGAGCTCCGTGCTCCGTGGTATGACATTGGTGTGCTTGCGGGTCTTCTGAGATGCATTTGGAAACAGCTACATGTTTCTGTTGGGCTGAACTTATAAGTGCATGAACGCTATGAAATGGCATGCTAGAAACTAGTGTTTTCAACATATTCAGAAAAAAATATGAATTCACTGTTATGATAAATTCACCACGAAGTTGTTGTATTCAGATGACTATTATGGGCATTATATAAACCTCCATCCATATGTAGTTTCACAAACTGCACATAGCTATAAAATGTCTTGTTCTGCTATACCCTGCATATCAGTTATGGTTCTATGCATAGTTATTTACCTCATTATTATAATCCAACTTTTTCTTGATCTTGCACTACAACCTGGTGCTGAGAAAGGTCTTGTCTACTCTAAATTATACCATGTCATAGACAATCTCCATTCTATTTTAACTTCAGGAAATATTCAATCCGCAGATGTGGCAAGCACTGAAAAGTTCAGACAAAGTGAGGGATCCAAAATTGTCATGGATCTCTATCTCACGTGTGAGCTGCTTCTCCATCTCGCCGGCGCTCCTCTCCGCGCCACCAAGCATCGTCATCGTCCCGTAGCCGGTCGCATCGGCGGCGCTCCTCACCATGCCGGAAGTTCCTCCCTGCCACCGCATCAATCGGCATCAGGGCTGCAGGCGATGCCACTCCATGGCCAGGCACACTGGTGGTCACTGATTGGGGATAAACTGTGTTCCCAGTAATGTTGTAAATTGAGTTCCCACTACTGTAAATTCTACAAGTGCTAGTAACCTATGTAAATTGTGACTATTGCCATGAAATTGTAAAGATTGTCGTTGTGCAAGTGTGAGCAAGCTTCCCATTGTATTATAAATTGTTCTATAATACTATTGCCGATGCAATGCACAAAAGCTATTGCTGGGAATTGAAACTTCAGAGGCTACATATAGTTTGTGCATATGATATTATTGCTGAATATCTGCACAAGATTCAAAGGAGGCTGATGATCCATGTTCCATGATGCAGAGACTACATGATCTGTACAATTAGAAGTCAGCGATAACACCATATTTGGTGCTGCTACATCATCATGGAATGCAACTTGTATATTTTCTTGTTCCTTCAGATAAAAAAGAACCAAATAATCAAATACAACTGAACTGTTTTTCAGTGAACCCAATATGTCACACACCTTGAAACAACATTGTCACAAAAGCTGCTAGCAGACTGCTGAACATTACACTTGAAATATAGAACCATAAAATATATGAACATGATGACATTGCTTTTGGTGAGCCATATATTCCATACATGATCTATACTACTAGAATTCACCAATAACACCATGTGTCATTGATCCCtaaaaataaaagaacaatagtTCAGCATCATAGCCATGTATGGTTTAAAGAAAAGGTTTGTTACTTTGAAATATTACCGTCAATAGTTCAGAAAAGGTATTAATGGCCATGTATTGTTCAAAAATCCCTTCCTCGAACAAAGATGACATTTGTACTGTTGCGCCATCATCGCCCGTCACTTGTATAGTTTCTTGCTCCTTCAGATTAAAGAGAATCAAATAGTTAAACACAATTGAAACTTTTACGGTGGATACAATTAGAGAAATctgatatatattttttttgccaTTATGGACTCTCAGGAAGGTCTCAAATAGCCACTTGAAGGATTCAAATGTCTCGTCATACATGAGAACAGCACCAAAAACCACTGTTTCTCTAAAATGGTTGAACCCAACAAATACGTCAAAAGGCCTACTCTCCTTGTTTATACCAAAGGTAGTATCAAAACTGACAACATCACCAAAATATGCATAGTCAGTGAGTATTTTAGCATCAACTCGGAATATGTTTGCAATCTGTTCTTCCCGATCCATCTGCAGTGCATATTGAAATGATGGGTTCTCAGCAATTTTT belongs to Miscanthus floridulus cultivar M001 chromosome 4, ASM1932011v1, whole genome shotgun sequence and includes:
- the LOC136552174 gene encoding small ribosomal subunit protein bTHXm-like codes for the protein MAMRLAPAAAFVRRLVPARPPVPVLAAASTAEAEAVTCGRGDKKTKRGKRFKGSYGNARPKREKKIERIKDRVEVPRSTPWPLPFKLI